In Anaerolineales bacterium, one genomic interval encodes:
- a CDS encoding 5-formyltetrahydrofolate cyclo-ligase, translated as MRDELAPAFRDRASQRICERMQQWSAFQSATVVSAHLPMRGEVDLQPLIVGVPNFLWAIPRLADAPVRHLLFHVYHPQHLIPHRFGMPDPDPGLPVVAPEHPDLIFVPGLAFTPRGYRLGYGGGYYDRLLAQPGHAPALLLDEIAHEPHDMPVDPW; from the coding sequence GTGCGCGACGAACTGGCACCGGCCTTTCGGGACCGGGCCAGCCAACGCATCTGCGAGCGCATGCAGCAGTGGAGCGCCTTCCAGTCGGCTACCGTCGTCTCCGCCCATCTGCCGATGCGGGGCGAAGTCGACCTGCAGCCGCTGATCGTCGGGGTACCGAACTTCCTCTGGGCGATTCCGCGCCTCGCGGACGCCCCGGTCCGGCATCTCCTCTTCCATGTCTATCACCCCCAGCACCTGATCCCGCACCGCTTCGGCATGCCCGACCCCGATCCGGGCCTGCCCGTCGTCGCGCCGGAGCATCCCGACCTGATCTTCGTCCCCGGCCTGGCGTTTACGCCCCGCGGCTACCGCCTCGGCTACGGCGGCGGGTACTACGATCGCCTGCTGGCGCAGCCCGGCCACGCCCCGGCGCTGCTGCTCGACGAGATCGCTCATGAGCCCCACGACATGCCCGTGGATCCCTGGTGA
- a CDS encoding amidohydrolase family protein, with product MSQSFDILIRQAALRRQPGLQFDLGIAGGRIAAIRERIDGSGKVEIEAHGNLVTESFVNPHLHLCKVYTLQMMDEDALRDYHSADMGKAMTAIELAARVKEHYDEKWIILNVRRAVAQAALYGCTHLRAFADVDRRARLEGVKALLRAREEFRGIVEIQVVAFAQDGIVREPGAADLVRQAMKLGADVVGGIPWIEYTEADIAQHVHECFEIAVEYDKDVSMLVDDAGDAGLRSLEAMALEAIRRGWQGRALAHHARAMALYPKPYFQKLAALLKQAKMGVVSDPHTGPLHARVRELLEEGVLVCLAQDDISDAYYPFGRNNMLEVAFLASHLLWMTTSADMETLYDMITGSAASAMGLADFALKEGATANLVVLSAPNVLEALREHAAPLQVISHGKLVDPEKVRSIAATK from the coding sequence ATGTCGCAGTCCTTTGACATCCTGATCCGACAGGCCGCGCTGCGCCGCCAACCCGGCCTGCAGTTCGACCTGGGCATCGCCGGTGGGCGAATCGCCGCCATCCGCGAACGGATCGACGGATCGGGGAAGGTCGAGATCGAGGCGCATGGGAACCTGGTGACCGAATCGTTCGTCAATCCACATCTGCACCTGTGCAAGGTCTACACCCTGCAGATGATGGACGAGGACGCCCTGCGCGACTACCACAGCGCCGACATGGGCAAGGCCATGACGGCCATCGAACTTGCCGCACGCGTCAAGGAACATTACGACGAAAAGTGGATCATCCTCAACGTGCGCCGGGCAGTCGCCCAGGCGGCGCTGTACGGCTGCACGCACCTGCGGGCCTTTGCCGATGTAGACCGCAGGGCGCGCCTCGAAGGCGTGAAGGCTCTGCTGCGCGCCCGGGAGGAGTTCCGGGGGATCGTCGAAATCCAGGTGGTTGCCTTTGCCCAGGATGGAATCGTGCGCGAGCCCGGCGCCGCCGACCTGGTGCGCCAGGCGATGAAGCTGGGTGCGGATGTGGTCGGCGGCATCCCCTGGATCGAGTACACCGAGGCCGACATCGCCCAGCACGTCCACGAGTGCTTCGAGATCGCCGTCGAGTATGACAAGGACGTCTCGATGCTGGTGGACGACGCCGGTGACGCCGGCCTGCGCTCGCTGGAGGCGATGGCCCTGGAGGCCATCCGGCGCGGATGGCAGGGGAGAGCCCTGGCCCATCACGCCCGCGCCATGGCCCTGTACCCCAAGCCGTACTTCCAGAAGCTGGCGGCCCTGCTCAAGCAAGCCAAGATGGGCGTGGTCAGCGACCCACACACCGGGCCGCTGCACGCCCGCGTGCGCGAGCTGCTCGAGGAAGGGGTTCTGGTGTGCCTGGCGCAGGACGACATCTCCGACGCCTACTACCCCTTCGGACGCAACAACATGCTGGAAGTGGCGTTCCTTGCCTCCCACCTGCTGTGGATGACGACGTCGGCGGACATGGAAACGCTGTACGACATGATCACCGGGAGTGCAGCCAGCGCCATGGGGCTCGCCGATTTCGCCTTGAAGGAGGGCGCAACCGCCAACCTGGTGGTGCTCTCGGCGCCCAACGTGCTGGAAGCGCTGCGAGAGCATGCAGCCCCCTTGCAGGTGATCAGCCATGGGAAGCTGGTTGATCCCGAGAAGGTGCGGTCGATTGCAGCCACCAAGTAG